Genomic DNA from Streptomyces sp. PCS3-D2:
ATGACCCAACAGCGCCCACGCATCGTGGACCTGAGCGAGACGCCGCCCAACCGCCGGCGCGGTGGCGACCTGAGGGCCGTACTCACCCCCACCTCGGTGGGTTCGACCAGCGGCTTCATGGGCCTGGCCATCATGGCCCCCGGGGAGTCGATCGCCGAGCACTACCACCCGTACTCCGAGGAGTTCGTGTACGTGGTCAGCGGCCGGCTGGAGGTCGACCTCGACGGGGAACCCCACCCGCTGCGCACCGACCAGGGGCTGCTCGTCCCGCTCAACACCCGTCACCGCTTCCGCAACGTCGGGGACACCGAGGCCCGCATGGTCTTCCACCTCGGCCCGCTCGCCCCGCGCCCCGAGCTGGGGCACGTGGACACCGAGCAGGCCCCGAATCCGGAGGGAACCGCGTGGGAGCAGCCGCCGGACCGCACGGGAGCGGTCTCGTGACCCGCCGGAGGGTGGCCGTCACCGGAGTGGGCGTGGTCGCCCCCGGTGGCATCGGAGTCCGCGACTTCTGGGACCTGCTGGCCGGCGGGCGCACGGCGACACGGGGCATCAGCCTCTTCGACCCGACCGGATTCCGCTCCCGGATAGCCGCCGAGGTCGACTTCGACCCTGCCGCGCACGGCCTCGACGACGAGGAGGCGGCCCGCGCGGACCGCTACATCCAGTTCGCCCTGGTCGCCGCCCGCGAGGCGGTGCGCGACGCCGGACTCGACCTCACCTCGGACGAGGCCTGGCGGACCGGTGTCTCCCTCGGCACCGCCGTCGGCGGCACCACCCGCCTGGAACACGACTACGTCGCCGTGAGC
This window encodes:
- a CDS encoding cupin domain-containing protein, with translation MTQQRPRIVDLSETPPNRRRGGDLRAVLTPTSVGSTSGFMGLAIMAPGESIAEHYHPYSEEFVYVVSGRLEVDLDGEPHPLRTDQGLLVPLNTRHRFRNVGDTEARMVFHLGPLAPRPELGHVDTEQAPNPEGTAWEQPPDRTGAVS